A window of the Chloroflexota bacterium genome harbors these coding sequences:
- the rpsH gene encoding 30S ribosomal protein S8: MINDPIADMLTRLRNGLMVRHASVLVPASRTKLALAKILKEEGFIADFEVIRGKPAKIIKVTLRYRDKAQAYVTGLKRVSRPGLRVYVGRREIPRVYGGLGIAILSTPQGVMTGQEAWKRKLGGELLCYVW; the protein is encoded by the coding sequence ATGATAAACGACCCTATTGCTGATATGCTCACCCGCCTGCGCAATGGCCTCATGGTCCGGCATGCATCGGTGCTGGTCCCGGCCTCCAGGACCAAGCTGGCCCTTGCCAAGATACTCAAGGAGGAGGGCTTCATCGCTGACTTTGAGGTCATCCGGGGAAAGCCCGCCAAGATAATCAAGGTAACCCTGAGATACCGGGACAAGGCCCAGGCCTATGTTACTGGGCTGAAGAGGGTTTCCCGTCCCGGTCTCCGGGTGTATGTTGGCCGGCGGGAGATACCCCGGGTCTATGGTGGCCTGGGCATAGCCATCCTCTCCACCCCCCAGGGGGTGATGACGGGGCAGGAAGCCTGGAAGCGCAAGCTGGGGGGGGAGCTCCTCTGCTATGTGTGGTGA